The Bradyrhizobium sp. B097 genome contains the following window.
GCGCGGGGCCGAGCGTCTTGGCGGCCTGCGCGATCAGCTTCAGCTTGGCCGGCTGATCATTAGGCACGAAGCTTTCGAGCGACATCACGCGCGAGACTTCGGGCAGCTTCTCGAGCTTGGCCTCGATCTTCTTGGCGTCGGCCTCCGAGCGCGTCATCACGTTGATGGCGTTGGCGCCGGTGTTCGGATCGTTTCTCAGGTCGAGGAAGGTCGCGATCGATTCCGCGTGCTTGTTGCGCAGATTGATCGGGTTGAAGTCGAACTTCATGTAGTGCAGCAGCGGCAGGCCCGCGACCGTGACCAGGATCGTGCCGACGATGATCGGGACGCGATGCTTTTCGAGGAAGTGATCGAGCGGCGCCAGGAAGGCGTAGCCGACCGGCTCCTTCTCTCCAGGCGGATTGAGCAGATCGAGCAGCGCCGGCAGCACCGTGATGCTGGTGATGAAGGCCACCAGCATGCCGGCGCCGGCGATCTTGCCGAGTTCGGAGATGCCCTTGTAGTCGGTCGGCAGGAAGCACAGGAAGCCGGCCGCGGTCGCCATCGCCGCGAGCGACAGCGGCACCGCCGAGCGGCGCGCGGCGTTTTCCAGCGCCAGCGTCAGGTTATCGTTCTTGTAACGCTCGGAGCGGTAGCGGACGCTGAACTGGATGCCGAAGTCGACGCCGAGGCCAACGAACAGCACCGCGAAGGCGATCGAAAGCAGGTTCAGCGATCCGACCATCATCAGGCCGACCGCCGTGGTGAGGGCAAGACCGATGAACAGGTTCACGAACACCGCGAAGATGATCTTGCCGGAATGCAGCGCCAGCCAGAGGATGATCAGCACGATCACCACGGTGCCGATGCCGTTGCGGATCGCGCCGTCCTGCACGGTGGCGTATTCCTCGTTGGCGATCGGCACGGGTCCGGTCAGGCGGACGCGCGCATGATACTCGGTCGGGAATTTCAGGTCGGCCGCCGCCTGCCGGATCGCATCGGTTGCGTCCTTGCCCGGCTCCAGCGCCGAATAGTCGATGATCGGCTTGATCTCGATGAAGGCGCGCTTGTCCGAATCGGTCAGCGGCTTGTCGCTGGTAAGCTCACGCCAAGAGAAGGTCGCGTTGCCCTTGGCGAGGACGGTCTCGACGGTCTCGGAGATCAGGTTGAAGGGCGGAGCGGCGTTGTCGAGCTTGACCTGTCCGCGCTTGACGCCGGCAAGGCCGGTCTCGAGCGCACCGGTCAGTCCGCGAATTGAAGGGTCGCCGGCCATGATCTCGATCAGCGGCGCGGCCGCTTCGAGCTGGCCCGTGACCTTGCCGACCTCTTCGGTCGGCAGGAACAGCAAGCCGTTCTTCTCGAAGAATTCGCCGGAGCCGAGCGCGGTGATCGCCTCGAAGTTCTTCTTGTCGGCCTGCAGCTTCGCGGTGAGCGCCTTCGCGGCCGAGCTGGTCAGCTCGGGCGTCGCCGCCTCGACGACAGCCAGGATCAGCCGCTCGCGGTCGAAGGCTTCCTCGAACTGATTGTCACGCTTGCGCCAATCCAGATCCGGCGAGATCAGCTTGTTGATGTCGGTGTTGATCGAGAAGTTGCGAGCCGTGTAGAAGCCGGCGCCGATCGACAGCAGCACCGAGAGAATGACAACCGGAAGGGCAAAACGCGTACAGGTCCTAACAACGGAGACGACAATATTTGTCAGCACTTCGTTTCTTTCTAATCTCAGGGAAGCATGGCCGAAAACGCCCGCTCTGTAGCGGAGTTCCCGGGACCGATCTAATGTTGTTTTGTTACCTTCCTCGTCGAGATGGCGAGGAGGTTCCAAACCACAGGAACGGCCACGAGTCGCCGGTATAGACCGCAGGAGTGGGCGATAAAGTGACGAACAAGTGAGGGAGACGGACGGTCGCAGGACCCAAAATCCATACCATATTACCTCAATCCCCTCACTTGACTGGCTACTGATCCGCTCGAAGCGCTACCTTTTTGCCACAAATCCCTGTATTTCCACGCCCTTGAGGGCGCGGATCTCGTGCAGGACCTGAGATGGTGCGGACATTGCAACGGAAGTTGCGGCGTCCGACTGAGTGGAGTGCGTTGCCGAAAAGGCCGCAGGGCATGGAATGAGATTGGTGCAATTTGCGTAACGGACGACCTATGGAAGTGTTTCTTGCCCAGCCGCGCGGCTTTTGCGCGGGCGTTGTGCGCGCGATCGAAATCGTCGAACGCGCGCTGCAGAAGTATGGCCCGCCGGTCTACGTCCGCCACGAGATCGTTCACAACAAATACGTGGTCGAAAGCCTGAAGAAGAAGGGCGCGATCTTCGTCGAGGACCTGTCGGAAGTGCCGGCCAAGGCGGTGACCGTCTTCAGTGCCCATGGCGTCGCCAGGAGCGTCGAGGAGGAGGCGGAGGCCCGCGACCTGCCCGTGCTCAATGCCACCTGCCCGCTCGTCACCAAGGTCCACAACCAGGGCAAGCGCTATATCTCGAGGGGCCGTGCCCTGATCCTGATCGGGCATGCCGGCCATCCCGAGGTCGAGGGAACCATGGGGCAGGTTCCGGGGCCGGTCCTTTTGGTCCAGAGCGTTCAGGATGTGGCGGAATTGCGGCTGCCGACCGACGCCCCCGTCGCCTATATCACCCAGACCACCCTGTCCGTGGACGACACCAGGGACATCATTGCGGCCCTTCAGGCAAAATTTACAGATATTCAAGGCCCGGACATCAGGGATATCTGCTATGCGACACAGAACCGCCAATCTGCGGTAAGGGACCTGAGTAAGCTGGTGGACGTCATTTTGGTGGTGGGGGCCGCCAATAGTTCCAACTCGAACAGGCTTCGTGAGATCGGCACCGAGGTTGGTGTCGCGAGTTATCTCATTGCCGATGGGAGCGAGCTCAACCCGGATTGGCTGAAGGATGCGAAGGCCGTCGGCATTACGGCGGGTGCATCGGCACCTGAGGTTTTGGTCGACGATGTCATCGAGGCCCTGCGGCGCATCGGACCGGTGTCGGTCTCGGTCGTTCCGGGCCGAGAAGAGAATATCGAATTCCGGCTGCCGGCCGAACTGACTGCGGGCTGATCTGAACCCACTTCCCTTTGATAAGTGCAGAAAGAAAATCGTCTAATGGCTATACCGTTCTTCAAGGAAATGCGTATCGGCGGTTATCTGATCAAGCAGAAGCTGCTTGGCCGCAAACGCTATCCGCTCGTGCTGATGCTGGAACCGCTGTTCCGTTGCAACCTCGCCTGCGTTGGCTGCGGCAAGATCGATTATCCCGATGCGATCCTCAATCGCCGCATGACCGCGCAGGAATGCTGGGACGCGGCCGACGAATGCGGCGCGCCGATGGTGGCGATCCCGGGCGGCGAGCCGCTGATCCACAAGGAGATCGGCGAGATCGTGCGCGGCCTCGTGGCGCGCAAGAAGTTCGTCTCGCTGTGCACCAATGCGCTGCTGCTCGAGAAGAAGCTCGATCTGTTCGAGCCGTCGCCCTATTTGTTCTTCTCGGTGCATCTCGACGGCCTGAAGGACCATCACGACAAGGCGGTGTCGCAGAAGGGCGTGTTCGATCGCGCCGTCTCCGCGATCAAGGCGGCGAAGGCGCGCGGCTTCACGGTCAACGTCAACGCCACGATCTTCGACGGCCATCCGGCCGAGGAGATCGCCAAATTCCTCGACTTCACCACCGAGCTCGGCGTCGGCGTCTCGATGTCGCCGGGTTACGCCTATGAGCGTGCGCCCGATCAGGAGCACTTCCTCAACCGCACCAAGACCAAGAAGCTGTTCCGCGACGTCTTTGCGCTCGGCAAGGGCAAGAAGTGGAACTTCATGCATTCTGGCCTGTTCCTCGACTTCCTCGCCGGCAACCAGGAATACGAGTGCACGCCCTGGGGCATGCCGGCGCGCAACATCTTCGGCTGGCAGAAGCCCTGCTATCTGCTCGGTGAAGGCTACGCCAAGACCTTCAAGGAGCTGATGGACACCACCGATTGGGAGACCTACGGCACCGGCAAGTACGAGAAGTGCGCCGACTGTATGGCCCATTGCGGTTACGAGCCGACCGCGGCGACCGCTGCGATCAACAATCCGCTGAAGGCGATGTGGGTCGCGCTGCGCGGCATCAAGACCACGGGCCCGATGGCGCCGGAGATCGACATGACGAAGCAGCGTCCGGCGCAGTACATCTTCGCCGAGCAGGTCCAGAAGAAGCTCTCGGAGATTCGCCGCGACGAGGCGACTGCCGCCGCTGCGAAGCAGCAGCAGAAGGCTTCCACCGCCGCCTGATGCTCCATGTGAGCGGAGAGCAGAACGAACAAGGGCCTCGGTTCAGCGAACCGGGGCCCTTTTTCGTGGATCAGGATGCCGCCTGCTCTTGCCGGGTTCGGAGTAGCAGCTGTTCGATCTCGGCGGCGCGCGGAGCGCTGAGTGTGCCACGCTCGATCCCGAGCGGGACATTGCGGAGAGCCAGTTCGCGATACAACGCGCCCGAGGCGGGAAAGCGCTCGTCCAGGGCCCGCAGGTGCTTGACGATCGTTCCAACGTCGCCGCGCGCCACGCAGCCACCCATGCCGTTGGCGAGGCCGCCGTCGAGAACGGCCGCGACGGTGCCCCGCAGCAGCGGCATCATGGCGCGCAGCGCATCGGCCTCGCTGGCGCCAAAGCTCTTCCAGAGCTCGACGCCTTCCCTGAGCAGCGAGATCAGGAACGGACCGACATAGTAGGCCGAGGCATGATAGAGCGCCCGCACGCCGGCCGGCAGCGCCAATGGCTCGCAGCCGATGCTGGTGGCGAACCGTTCAAGGTCGTGCCGGAAGTCGCCTTCTGCCTCGATGCCGACAGTGCATCCGCGCAGCCCCTCGAGCGCGACGTCGGGATTTGCAAACATCTGCATTGGATGAAACCCGCCGGTCGCGGCGCCCGCGGAGCGCGCATGATCGAGCGCCGCCAGTTCGGTCGCGCCGCTGCAATGGACCACGCGGTGACGCGGCTCCCAGCTCAGACCGCGGCAGACCGGCAGGATCGCGTCGTCGCTTACCGTGAGGAAGACCATGTCGCAGTTGTCCACGACCTGCTGAGCGTCGGTCATCGGCCGTGCCGACGGGATGCGGGATCCGAGACGCCGCGCGGCATCGGGACCGCGGTTGTAGAAGGCTGCGACGTTCAAATCCGCGCGGGCGAACGCCGGCGCGAGCGTCTGGGCCACGCGGCCGGCACCGATGAAGCCGATCCGCAACGCCCGCGACGCGCTCATTGCGCATAGCTCCCGTCGATGCGGTCGAGCCTGCGCCGCAGCGCCGGCCATTCCAGCAATCCGTAACCGGCCTCCAGATTTTGCGCCGCTTCATTCAGCACCGGATTGGTGTCGCGCTCATTGTCCAGCGTGATCTCGGTGCCGGCAAAGCAGGTCACCGTGTTGCCGATCGCCAGTTCGCTCGGCGCGTGCAGCGGTCGGCCGCAGCCGAGCGCATCGACCTGGATCCGGCAGGCCTGCTCCAGCCAGTAGATCGCATTGAACGCCTGCGGAATGGTGTTGCCGCAGACCAGCAGGCCATGATTGCGCAACACCAGCACGTCGTTGCGGCCGAGATCGGCGACGACCCGGTCGCATTCGTCGCGGTCGATCGCCGGCCCCTCGAAGTCGTGATAGCCGATCCGCCCGTGAAACCGCATTGCCGTCTGCGACAGCGGAAGCAGTCCTTCGGCAAGCGTACTGACCGCAGTCCCTGCCCGGGTGTGGGTATGCAGGACGCATTTCACGTCGGGCCGTGCACGGTGGATCGGGGCATGCAGATAGAAGCCGGCCACGTTGACGTTGTAGCCGTGGTCGGGCTGCAGCAAGGTCCGGCCCTCGATGTCGATCTTGACGAGGCTCGACGCCGTGATCTCCTCATAGAGCATGCCGTACGGATTGATCAGATACCGATCGTCATGCCCCGGGACCTGCGCGCTGATGTGGTTGTAGATCAGGTCGGTCATTCCATAGAGCGCGACCAGGCGGTAGCACGCCGCGAGATCGACCCGCATCGCCCACTCCTCTTCTCCGACGATGGCCCTGACGTCGCTGACGGCACAAACTTCGGTCTGACGCATATGACTGGGACCCTTAGTGACGGATGACGGAGGCGCGTTCGACGACCTTGCCAAGGCCGTCCGACGACGGAAGCGTGCCGAACACATGCATCCCGTCCGCGCCAAGTCTGGATTGCGCGAAGAGATCGGCGGCGGTGGCATCGCCATGCCGCAACATCTCGGCCGCCTGCAACGCATGCGCCATGCGGGTGACCAGCGCCCGCGCATGCCCGTCGTCCGGATATCGTGCCAGCAAGCGATCCGCGAGATCGTCCATGTACCGGTCATAGACCGCATTGAGGCCCCTGCTCGCACGCAGTTCGTCGACGAACGCGTCCCGGCAATTTGCATCCCGTTGCATGGCGCGCAGCACATCCATGCACATCATGTTGGAGGTGCCTTCCCAGATCGAATTGAGCGGCGCCTCGCGATAGAGCCGCGCCATCGCATTCTCCATGATGAAGCCGTTGCCGCCATGCACCTGCAGGCACTCATAGGTGAAGGCCGGCGCACGCTGGCAATTCCAGAACTTCACCACGGGAGTGGCGACCCGCGCCAGCAGCCGCTCGTGGTCGCTCGTCTGCAGGCCGTCGGTCGCACGCGCGACGCGAAATGCGCCCAGCATCGCCGCCTCGCTCTCGAGTGCGAGGTCGGCGAGCACGTTGCGCTGCATCGGGAGCTCGGCCGTCGGCTTGCCGAACGCGGTTCGCGTTTGTGCATGGTTCAGTGCCAGGCTCAACGCCTGCCGCATCAGCCCGGCGGAGCCGACCGCGAAATCCAGCCGGGTCAAATGAGCATGCGAAAGGATCTCCGCGATGCCGCGGCCTTCCTCACCGACCAGGATCGACCACGTATCGTGGTACTCGATCTCGCTCGATGCGTTCGAGCGGTTGCCGCACTTGTCCTTCAGGCGCTGAATGTGGATGCGGTTGGCGCTGCCGTCCGGCAACAGGCGCGGCACGAACAGGCAACTGACGCCGGATTGGGTGCGCGCCAGCGTGTAGAATCCATCGGCGACCGGCACCGAGAAAAACCATTTGTGACCGCTGATCGCATAGATCTCGCCATGCGCGCCGCGCTCGACGAAGCGCGCGGCGGTCTGGGTCTCACGCAGATCGGAGCCACCCTGCTTCTCGGTCATCGCATAGCCGATCACCGCCGCACGCTTGACCTCGATCGGAAGCCGGCGCGGATCGTAGTCCGCCGCCAGCGTTCGTTCCCGCCACAGACTGAATTGCGGCTTGCCGGAAAACCCGGCGATCGCGGCGTACGCCATCCCGGTCGGACAACCGACACCGTTCTCGATCTGATTCCAGAGATAGCTCAGCGCCGCGCGCGCCAGATGGCCATGTGGCTCGGACGTCGACCAGG
Protein-coding sequences here:
- a CDS encoding MMPL family transporter, coding for MLTNIVVSVVRTCTRFALPVVILSVLLSIGAGFYTARNFSINTDINKLISPDLDWRKRDNQFEEAFDRERLILAVVEAATPELTSSAAKALTAKLQADKKNFEAITALGSGEFFEKNGLLFLPTEEVGKVTGQLEAAAPLIEIMAGDPSIRGLTGALETGLAGVKRGQVKLDNAAPPFNLISETVETVLAKGNATFSWRELTSDKPLTDSDKRAFIEIKPIIDYSALEPGKDATDAIRQAAADLKFPTEYHARVRLTGPVPIANEEYATVQDGAIRNGIGTVVIVLIILWLALHSGKIIFAVFVNLFIGLALTTAVGLMMVGSLNLLSIAFAVLFVGLGVDFGIQFSVRYRSERYKNDNLTLALENAARRSAVPLSLAAMATAAGFLCFLPTDYKGISELGKIAGAGMLVAFITSITVLPALLDLLNPPGEKEPVGYAFLAPLDHFLEKHRVPIIVGTILVTVAGLPLLHYMKFDFNPINLRNKHAESIATFLDLRNDPNTGANAINVMTRSEADAKKIEAKLEKLPEVSRVMSLESFVPNDQPAKLKLIAQAAKTLGPALNPDSVDPAPSDQENVESLKSSVDSLRRTAGDGKGAGAVAARRLADALQKLADSNQSIRDKAQDVFVAPMKIVFDQLRNTLQAQTVTLQNLPPELVASWKTKDGLMRVEVEPKGDPNDNDNLRRFADAVLAAEPTAIGGPVSILKSGDVIVNAFIHAGILALVTIGLLLWLTLRRVVDVLMTLVPLLVAGIVTLEICVLIGLPLNFANIVALPLLLGVGVAFKIYYVTAWRQGRTNLLQSSLTRAIFFSALTTATAFGSLWLSSHPGTASMGKLLALSLVTTLAAVLLFQPALMGKPREALKEEDIANDVT
- a CDS encoding acyl-CoA dehydrogenase family protein, with protein sequence MNARVQPVAVAEAKTSAFASHEVRNQARLATGFNAFDDDRALSDLIARMVPWAKDRLSALGAHAGSEAVQEAARLANEHEPKLLTHDRYGNRNDWVEFHPAWHQLMALAFQSEVHSLAWSTSEPHGHLARAALSYLWNQIENGVGCPTGMAYAAIAGFSGKPQFSLWRERTLAADYDPRRLPIEVKRAAVIGYAMTEKQGGSDLRETQTAARFVERGAHGEIYAISGHKWFFSVPVADGFYTLARTQSGVSCLFVPRLLPDGSANRIHIQRLKDKCGNRSNASSEIEYHDTWSILVGEEGRGIAEILSHAHLTRLDFAVGSAGLMRQALSLALNHAQTRTAFGKPTAELPMQRNVLADLALESEAAMLGAFRVARATDGLQTSDHERLLARVATPVVKFWNCQRAPAFTYECLQVHGGNGFIMENAMARLYREAPLNSIWEGTSNMMCMDVLRAMQRDANCRDAFVDELRASRGLNAVYDRYMDDLADRLLARYPDDGHARALVTRMAHALQAAEMLRHGDATAADLFAQSRLGADGMHVFGTLPSSDGLGKVVERASVIRH
- the hpnH gene encoding adenosyl-hopene transferase HpnH, producing the protein MAIPFFKEMRIGGYLIKQKLLGRKRYPLVLMLEPLFRCNLACVGCGKIDYPDAILNRRMTAQECWDAADECGAPMVAIPGGEPLIHKEIGEIVRGLVARKKFVSLCTNALLLEKKLDLFEPSPYLFFSVHLDGLKDHHDKAVSQKGVFDRAVSAIKAAKARGFTVNVNATIFDGHPAEEIAKFLDFTTELGVGVSMSPGYAYERAPDQEHFLNRTKTKKLFRDVFALGKGKKWNFMHSGLFLDFLAGNQEYECTPWGMPARNIFGWQKPCYLLGEGYAKTFKELMDTTDWETYGTGKYEKCADCMAHCGYEPTAATAAINNPLKAMWVALRGIKTTGPMAPEIDMTKQRPAQYIFAEQVQKKLSEIRRDEATAAAAKQQQKASTAA
- a CDS encoding DUF2520 domain-containing protein; amino-acid sequence: MSASRALRIGFIGAGRVAQTLAPAFARADLNVAAFYNRGPDAARRLGSRIPSARPMTDAQQVVDNCDMVFLTVSDDAILPVCRGLSWEPRHRVVHCSGATELAALDHARSAGAATGGFHPMQMFANPDVALEGLRGCTVGIEAEGDFRHDLERFATSIGCEPLALPAGVRALYHASAYYVGPFLISLLREGVELWKSFGASEADALRAMMPLLRGTVAAVLDGGLANGMGGCVARGDVGTIVKHLRALDERFPASGALYRELALRNVPLGIERGTLSAPRAAEIEQLLLRTRQEQAAS
- the ispH gene encoding 4-hydroxy-3-methylbut-2-enyl diphosphate reductase; the encoded protein is MEVFLAQPRGFCAGVVRAIEIVERALQKYGPPVYVRHEIVHNKYVVESLKKKGAIFVEDLSEVPAKAVTVFSAHGVARSVEEEAEARDLPVLNATCPLVTKVHNQGKRYISRGRALILIGHAGHPEVEGTMGQVPGPVLLVQSVQDVAELRLPTDAPVAYITQTTLSVDDTRDIIAALQAKFTDIQGPDIRDICYATQNRQSAVRDLSKLVDVILVVGAANSSNSNRLREIGTEVGVASYLIADGSELNPDWLKDAKAVGITAGASAPEVLVDDVIEALRRIGPVSVSVVPGREENIEFRLPAELTAG
- a CDS encoding class II aldolase/adducin family protein, which encodes MRQTEVCAVSDVRAIVGEEEWAMRVDLAACYRLVALYGMTDLIYNHISAQVPGHDDRYLINPYGMLYEEITASSLVKIDIEGRTLLQPDHGYNVNVAGFYLHAPIHRARPDVKCVLHTHTRAGTAVSTLAEGLLPLSQTAMRFHGRIGYHDFEGPAIDRDECDRVVADLGRNDVLVLRNHGLLVCGNTIPQAFNAIYWLEQACRIQVDALGCGRPLHAPSELAIGNTVTCFAGTEITLDNERDTNPVLNEAAQNLEAGYGLLEWPALRRRLDRIDGSYAQ